From the Candidatus Hydrogenedens sp. genome, the window AACGTATGTGTTTTACCAAAAAATTTTTCATGTTCGTGAAATGGAACGTTCCATGGCAATTAGACATAGTATCTGGATTTTTATAGGTATTCTGGGACAATTCCTATTTGCTCTCCGTTTTTTAATTCAATGGTTAGCGACAGAGGTTAAAAAACAGAGCGTTGTGCCTACTATTTTTTGGTATTTAAGTTTGCTTGCCTCATTTTTGCAGATAATCTCATATACCTTCCAACGAGAATGGCTTTATGCTTTTGGACTATTTACGACACTTTTTGTTTATTTTCGTAATATCTGGCTTATCAGAAAAGGGCAAAAAGATATTTTGGAAACAAACGGAAATGAATAACAGATACCGTTTTTAACACTAACGAAAAGAAGCAGAACAGTTTAAAAAGGCGTTCCCAACGAAAGAAAAGCACATCACAACTTAGTTAAATTTATAATTCCCTTTATAATCCTTGAACCTGCACTTATTAATATGGTGGAGTCGAGGAGGATCGAACTCCCGACCTCATGACTGCCAGTCATGCGCTCTCCCAACTGAGCTACGACCCCACCGAAGGAACTATATTATAACCGAAAAACAGGTTTATTGTAAAGTAAAAGAATGCAATGGAATTTTATAATTTATTACAATGTTTAGAAGTAGCTTTATACAATCATAAAATAACTACAGAAAGGAAGTAACAAAATGAGGAGATATTTTGCCAAAAAAAATGTTTGTACTTTCTTTTTAATACTGTTTGCTTCTTTACTTTTTGATTTAAAAGGATATGGGGAGGAAGAGGCAAAGATAGAAAAACCTACTTATATATATGATAAAAGCGGACGCATTGTTATTTATCACGGTATCACGGTTTCAAATTCTGCCCGTAAAACAGAAGACTTTTTACCGTGGCAAAGTAAAGACGACTTCTCAAAGTTAAAAAATTGGGGGTTTAATTTAGTTCGGTATCTCATTTTCTGGGAAGCGATTGAACCCACATCTGGTATATATAACGAAGCATATATGCAAAGTACATTAGAACGACTACAATGGCTTGATGAATTAGGAATCGATGTTTTGTTATGCGTTCATCAAGATTTATTTAGCAGAAAATTCGGAGGAAGCGGTTTTCCATCATGGGCTATTCATGATAAAGACCTCCCTTTTACACCAGTGACTCCACCTTACAAAAATTATTTCTCAAAACCTGTGATGACGTGCTTCGATTACTTTTGGCGTAGTGAGATGTTGAAAAAAACATACATTGATATGTTGAAGTACGTTTTATCGAAGGTAGATAAACAGCCAAACTTGATTGGTATCGAGGTATTTGATGAGCCCTGGCCTCATATTGGACCTGGATTTGAACAAACATTTTTAACTGAATTTTATCAGAGAATCGATAAGATGATGCAGGAGAATAATTTTCAGACACGTATTTTCTTTCAACCTATGCTAATTTCAAGTGTGTTAATACCTACTGGCTTGCAATTTAAACCAACAGTCCCCTCAATTTACGCTGTTCGCTACTTTGACCCCCTTTACGACAATCAAGACGAAACGTATGGCAGAACGAACAACTGGATAATGTCTACCACAATTTCTCAGCGAGTTCGTGAAGCTAAACGTTGGGGCATCCCTATGATGATAACAGACTTCGGAGTAAACCTGAATATGTCAGGGGCATCACAATTCCTCGACGATTGGTTCAAACTTGTTGACCAATATCATTTGGGATGGGTTTATAACTCATATGACAAGGATACAGACAATCCGTATGCAATTCTTGATGGTGAGGGAAATGCAAAACCTATTTTAAGCAAATTGATTCAAACCTATCCTCAGCGAATTGCAGGCAAAAATCCATCATGGTTCGTTCGTGGAAATTTATTTAAGCTAACGTATGAAAACATCG encodes:
- a CDS encoding cellulase family glycosylhydrolase — protein: MRRYFAKKNVCTFFLILFASLLFDLKGYGEEEAKIEKPTYIYDKSGRIVIYHGITVSNSARKTEDFLPWQSKDDFSKLKNWGFNLVRYLIFWEAIEPTSGIYNEAYMQSTLERLQWLDELGIDVLLCVHQDLFSRKFGGSGFPSWAIHDKDLPFTPVTPPYKNYFSKPVMTCFDYFWRSEMLKKTYIDMLKYVLSKVDKQPNLIGIEVFDEPWPHIGPGFEQTFLTEFYQRIDKMMQENNFQTRIFFQPMLISSVLIPTGLQFKPTVPSIYAVRYFDPLYDNQDETYGRTNNWIMSTTISQRVREAKRWGIPMMITDFGVNLNMSGASQFLDDWFKLVDQYHLGWVYNSYDKDTDNPYAILDGEGNAKPILSKLIQTYPQRIAGKNPSWFVRGNLFKLTYENIGINSPTVVFIPKSDVARQVVVNGKFQPYDPLRNLCFEYVASQDEKTINIVVQW
- a CDS encoding lipid-A-disaccharide synthase N-terminal domain-containing protein, giving the protein MSFSLNWNFFWHLIGIIGAIIFFGRFYIQWIWSEKMGKSVIPLVFWYMSAVGSIMLLAYGVFILSPVGVVSYGFNLLVYVRNLIHIWRRQNKLTSLRYHIAHALIIVALLVSTVVVTYVFYQKIFHVREMERSMAIRHSIWIFIGILGQFLFALRFLIQWLATEVKKQSVVPTIFWYLSLLASFLQIISYTFQREWLYAFGLFTTLFVYFRNIWLIRKGQKDILETNGNE